A single Acropora palmata chromosome 5, jaAcrPala1.3, whole genome shotgun sequence DNA region contains:
- the LOC141882226 gene encoding uncharacterized protein LOC141882226 isoform X5: protein MVVEVLHIHCAGSTLPTLGEREREKTTEEDLSHRIRELQMEEKEEPNKVAIFAGTVTSEGLHLDLNEGAIHVTFSPDTVAEPTDIMVFRWKYGICLPQLEEHEAIVSNVIEISAEAEVGGLTFNSEVKLVLSHSAAELEGYELVMKRLTDTEKNEWQEISGCEDIRQVSDTDDYPCPNNVPYSFPVVIASITKCSTYAVVSRLKSSPAYNITVSGGTFVHPGYPQVTITAPQEAVETETRLSLQLKVQEVPQNEFQGHSLFYGPILHVLCSSRATFLQPVTIQLPISLGNKPVNIPEHSECRVRIFFLSPEREPKEWVEISDKLEAPASYDGKLVKFKVQRFSGYFCLLDWTTVGSGVAAIAIIDYLSGFTSNPPLVANFFAYFDPKERQGSHDILFLICSPAHRSKDVKQELEKAGLKPREATSRRDMIPGRDKAFVFVSGGINFASSEDMAGGFYLRFDGNVSHKGHLQVLLTGGKLHCKVEFRDTPDTNGNNNLLSKLTLSSSSPNIDRQDSSSSDEPVPPSKVWSISNSTRKLKVMLLSSEWGSTKGGLSTINRELAIQLAKDDNMEVCMYLPAFSDGDKRVADKYRVRLLKAKEKPGYHPIDWLASVPSDHQMDVVIGHGIHLGRQVSHIRESHPECKWLQVVHTDPEELSMFKTYDGPTAEGAKKREAEVKLCQAADQVVAIGPKLADICSRSCGKEKVFVLTPGIFSGFASVNQATEERKVFQVLVFGRGDSEDFHIKGYDIAAQAVAALKDEEHAFKLVFVGAPNGKEEEVKKMLLEEGILPHQLIVRIEKEREQLVQEFYGTDLVIMPSRAEGFGLTALEALSAGLPVLVSRNSGFGQALEEVDFGSHFVVNSDKPIEWAEAIRGVRRKGRENRLSEARKLRKSYSKTYKWEEQCSRLIERIHELVADIRQPENEHENVEEEIRQLRTELNDTKGDLARVAEERDNLEERCQILAKQLEEAQVVGDSRKQSTTTFQDRATSPRKLEWKGIYVHRNDFDKNGVVYALKNKLDRMNPSQTRIIATRSSDEKGTARVVLENHLERGVVCATKARENSWWCVDLTENYALHLTHYTLRHGQEQRWSFLCNWRLEGSVDGCKWTMLKNHNNDRGLAETKSPSTYCTHTWAIDGNFNAFRYFRIFQTGKNSSGNLGIFLSGIELYGVLVEIDN from the exons ATGGTGGTGGAGGTTCTGCACATACATTGTGCTGGTAGCACCTTACCCACTTTGGGTG agagagagagggaaaAAACAACAGAGGAGGATTTGTCTCACAGAATTCGCGAACTACAgatggaagaaaaagaagaaccAAACAAAGTGGCAATATTCGC aGGGACTGTGACAAGCGAGGGCCTCCACTTAGACCTAAATGAAGGGGCCATTCACGTAACCTTCTCTCCTGATACTGTGGCTGAGCCCACGGATATAATGGTCTTTAGATGGAAATATGGTATCTGTTTACCTCAGCTCGAGGAGCATGAGGCTATCGTGAGTAATGTGATCGAGATATCTGCGGAGGCGGAGGTCGGGGGCTTAACATTCAACAGTGAAGTGAAACTGGTTCTTTCACACAGTGCTGCAGAACTTGAAGGCTACGAACTGGTTATGAAAAGACTCACGGATACGGAAAAGAATGAATGGCAAGAAATATCTGGATGTGAGGATATTCGACAAGTTTCAG ATACCGATGATTACCCATGTCCAAATAACGTTCCATATTCCTTTCCTGTGGTAATAGCTAGCATTACAAAATGTTCAACGTACGCTGTGGTCTCGCGGCTTAAGTCGTCTCCAGCATACAACATCACAGTCAGTGGCGGTACATTCGTCCACCCTGGTTATCCTCAGGTCACAATCACAGCACCTCAAGAGGCtgttgaaactgaaacaaggCTTTCCTTGCAACTAAAG GTTCAAGAGGTTCCCCAGAATGAGTTTCAGGGTCACAGTCTGTTTTATGGACCAATACTACATGTTCTATGCTCTTCAAGGGCTACATTTTTGCAGCCTGTCACAATACAGTTACCAATTTCTCTCGGAAATAAGCCGGTAAATATTCCAGAACATTCTGAGTGTCGAGTCAGGATATTTTTTCTCAGCCCCGAGAGAGAACCCAAGGAATGGGTTGAAATTTCTGACAAGCTTGAAGCTCCTGCAAGTTATGATGGCAAACTTGTTAAGTTCAAGGTTCAACGCTTTTCAGG ATATTTCTGCCTCCTTGATTGGACCACTGTTGGGTCCGGTGTTGCTGCTATTGCGATCATTGACTATCTATCGGGCTTCACATCGAATCCGCCGCTGGTGGCAAACTTCTTCGCTTACTTTGATCCAAAAGAACGTCAAGGTTCTCACGATATCTTGTTCCTTATCTGCTCTCCCGCTCACCGAAGCAAAGATGTCAAACAAGAACTTGAAAAGGCTGGTTTAAAACCTCGCGAAGCCACTTCAAGAAGAGACATGATACCTGGACGTGATAAGGCATTTGTATTTGTGTCAGGAGGAATTAACTTTGCTAGTTCCGAAGACATGGCCGGAGGTTTTTATCTAAG GTTTGATGGCAACGTGTCACACAAGGGTCATCTTCAAGTTCTTCTGACTGGAGGCAAATTACATTGTAAAGTGGAGTTTCGTGACACCCCGGATACTAATGGAAACAATAATTTGCTGTCAAAACTGACCTTAAGCTCCTCTTCTCCCAATATTGATCGTCAG GATTCTTCCTCTTCAGACGAGCCAGTACCTCCTTCAAAAGTCTGGTCCATTTCGAACTCCACCAGGAAACTAAAAGTTATGCTTTTGAGTAGTGAGTGGGGATCTACTAAAGGAGGGCTGTCGACAATCAATCGAGAGCTTGCAATTCAGTTGGCGAAGGATGACAATATGGAAGTCTGTATGTACCTCCCTGCGTTCAGTGACGGTGATAAAAGAGTGGCTGATAAATATAGGGTCCGTCTACTTAAAGCAAAGGAGAAGCCTGGGTATCATCCAATAGACTGGTTAGCCTCTGTACCAAGTGATCATCAGATGGACGTTGTGATTGGCCATGGGATCCATCTTGGTAGACAGGTTTCACATATTAGAGAATCACACCCTGAATGCAAATGGCTTCAAGTTGTTCATACTGACCCTGAAGAACTTAGCATGTTTAAGACCTATGATGGCCCCACTGCCGAAGGTGCGAAAAAGCGTGAGGCTGAGGTAAAACTCTGCCAAGCAGCAGATCAAGTTGTGGCTATTGGCCCTAAATTGGCTGATATCTGCTCTCGTTCGTGTGGAAAGGAAAAAGTCTTTGTTCTCACCCCTGGCATCTTTTCAGGGTTTGCTAGTGTAAATCAAGCTactgaagaaagaaaagtattTCAAGTTTTAGTCTTTGGACGTGGTGATAGTGAAGATTTTCATATAAAGGGATACGACATTGCTGCCCAAGCAGTTGCTGCCCTGAAAGATGAAGAACACGCTTTCAAACTTGTGTTTGTTGGTGCGCCAAATGGAAAAGAGGAAGAAGtcaaaaaaatgttgcttGAAGAAGGCATTTTACCCCATCAACTTATAGTGCGcattgaaaaggaaagagagCAGCTTGTTCAGGAGTTTTATGGGACAGATCTTGTCATAATGCCCTCAAGAGCCGAAGGTTTTGGTCTTACTGCACTTGAAGCTTTGTCTGCTGGTCTTCCTGTGCTAGTAAGTCGCAATTCCGGCTTTGGACAGGCGTTGGAAGAGGTGGACTTTGGTTCACACTTTGTGGTGAATTCAGACAAACCAATAGAGTGGGCCGAGGCAATCCGGGGAGTTCGTAGGAAGGGCAGGGAAAATCGCCTGAGTGAGGCAAGAAAGCTTCGTAAAAGCTACTCAAAGACGTACAAGTGGGAGGAGCAATGCAGTCGACTGATAGAGAGGATACATGAACTTGTTGCAG ATATAAGACAGCCCGAAAACGAGCACGAGAACGTCGAAGAAGAAATTCGTCAATTGAGAACAGAGTTAAATGACACAAAGGGAGACTTAGCTAGAGTTGCAGAAGAGCGGGACAATTTGGAGGAACGATGTCAGATCTTGGCGAAACAGCTGGAAGAAGCTCAGGTTGTGGGGgattcaagaaaacaaagtacTACCACTTTTCAGGACAGAGCAACCTCTCCGAGAAAATTGGAGTGGAAAG GAATATATGTCCATAGAAACGATTTTGATAAGAACGGCGTTGTCTatgctttgaaaaacaaactggACAGAATGAATCCGTCCCAAACACGCATAATCGCGACCAGATCTTCTGATGAAAAAGGAACGGCGAGGGTTGTCCTAGAAAATCACTTGGAAAGAGGAGTCGTCTGCGCGACGAAGGCCAGGGAAAATTCATGGTGGTGTGTAGACCTAACAGAGAACTATGCCCTGCACTTAACACACTACACCCTGAGGCATGGACAAGAACAAAGATGGTCGTTCCTTTGCAACTGGCGGCTGGAAGGCTCGGTTGATGGATGTAAATGGACAATGCTAAAAAACCATAACAATGATCGCGGACTCGCAGAGACTAAGAGCCCTAGCACATATTGCACACACACGTGGGCGATCGATGGAAATTTTAACGCCTTTCGCTACTTCAGGATTTTTCAGACGGGCAAGAACAGTTCGGGAAATCTTGGCATCTTTCTATCTGGAATCGAACTGTATGGAGTGCTTGTTGAAATAGACAATTAA
- the LOC141882226 gene encoding uncharacterized protein LOC141882226 isoform X4, with the protein MQWGTKEGSECDTLQKEVELPRLRLPQREREKTTEEDLSHRIRELQMEEKEEPNKVAIFAGTVTSEGLHLDLNEGAIHVTFSPDTVAEPTDIMVFRWKYGICLPQLEEHEAIVSNVIEISAEAEVGGLTFNSEVKLVLSHSAAELEGYELVMKRLTDTEKNEWQEISGCEDIRQVSDTDDYPCPNNVPYSFPVVIASITKCSTYAVVSRLKSSPAYNITVSGGTFVHPGYPQVTITAPQEAVETETRLSLQLKVQEVPQNEFQGHSLFYGPILHVLCSSRATFLQPVTIQLPISLGNKPVNIPEHSECRVRIFFLSPEREPKEWVEISDKLEAPASYDGKLVKFKVQRFSGYFCLLDWTTVGSGVAAIAIIDYLSGFTSNPPLVANFFAYFDPKERQGSHDILFLICSPAHRSKDVKQELEKAGLKPREATSRRDMIPGRDKAFVFVSGGINFASSEDMAGGFYLRFDGNVSHKGHLQVLLTGGKLHCKVEFRDTPDTNGNNNLLSKLTLSSSSPNIDRQDSSSSDEPVPPSKVWSISNSTRKLKVMLLSSEWGSTKGGLSTINRELAIQLAKDDNMEVCMYLPAFSDGDKRVADKYRVRLLKAKEKPGYHPIDWLASVPSDHQMDVVIGHGIHLGRQVSHIRESHPECKWLQVVHTDPEELSMFKTYDGPTAEGAKKREAEVKLCQAADQVVAIGPKLADICSRSCGKEKVFVLTPGIFSGFASVNQATEERKVFQVLVFGRGDSEDFHIKGYDIAAQAVAALKDEEHAFKLVFVGAPNGKEEEVKKMLLEEGILPHQLIVRIEKEREQLVQEFYGTDLVIMPSRAEGFGLTALEALSAGLPVLVSRNSGFGQALEEVDFGSHFVVNSDKPIEWAEAIRGVRRKGRENRLSEARKLRKSYSKTYKWEEQCSRLIERIHELVADIRQPENEHENVEEEIRQLRTELNDTKGDLARVAEERDNLEERCQILAKQLEEAQVVGDSRKQSTTTFQDRATSPRKLEWKGIYVHRNDFDKNGVVYALKNKLDRMNPSQTRIIATRSSDEKGTARVVLENHLERGVVCATKARENSWWCVDLTENYALHLTHYTLRHGQEQRWSFLCNWRLEGSVDGCKWTMLKNHNNDRGLAETKSPSTYCTHTWAIDGNFNAFRYFRIFQTGKNSSGNLGIFLSGIELYGVLVEIDN; encoded by the exons agagagagagggaaaAAACAACAGAGGAGGATTTGTCTCACAGAATTCGCGAACTACAgatggaagaaaaagaagaaccAAACAAAGTGGCAATATTCGC aGGGACTGTGACAAGCGAGGGCCTCCACTTAGACCTAAATGAAGGGGCCATTCACGTAACCTTCTCTCCTGATACTGTGGCTGAGCCCACGGATATAATGGTCTTTAGATGGAAATATGGTATCTGTTTACCTCAGCTCGAGGAGCATGAGGCTATCGTGAGTAATGTGATCGAGATATCTGCGGAGGCGGAGGTCGGGGGCTTAACATTCAACAGTGAAGTGAAACTGGTTCTTTCACACAGTGCTGCAGAACTTGAAGGCTACGAACTGGTTATGAAAAGACTCACGGATACGGAAAAGAATGAATGGCAAGAAATATCTGGATGTGAGGATATTCGACAAGTTTCAG ATACCGATGATTACCCATGTCCAAATAACGTTCCATATTCCTTTCCTGTGGTAATAGCTAGCATTACAAAATGTTCAACGTACGCTGTGGTCTCGCGGCTTAAGTCGTCTCCAGCATACAACATCACAGTCAGTGGCGGTACATTCGTCCACCCTGGTTATCCTCAGGTCACAATCACAGCACCTCAAGAGGCtgttgaaactgaaacaaggCTTTCCTTGCAACTAAAG GTTCAAGAGGTTCCCCAGAATGAGTTTCAGGGTCACAGTCTGTTTTATGGACCAATACTACATGTTCTATGCTCTTCAAGGGCTACATTTTTGCAGCCTGTCACAATACAGTTACCAATTTCTCTCGGAAATAAGCCGGTAAATATTCCAGAACATTCTGAGTGTCGAGTCAGGATATTTTTTCTCAGCCCCGAGAGAGAACCCAAGGAATGGGTTGAAATTTCTGACAAGCTTGAAGCTCCTGCAAGTTATGATGGCAAACTTGTTAAGTTCAAGGTTCAACGCTTTTCAGG ATATTTCTGCCTCCTTGATTGGACCACTGTTGGGTCCGGTGTTGCTGCTATTGCGATCATTGACTATCTATCGGGCTTCACATCGAATCCGCCGCTGGTGGCAAACTTCTTCGCTTACTTTGATCCAAAAGAACGTCAAGGTTCTCACGATATCTTGTTCCTTATCTGCTCTCCCGCTCACCGAAGCAAAGATGTCAAACAAGAACTTGAAAAGGCTGGTTTAAAACCTCGCGAAGCCACTTCAAGAAGAGACATGATACCTGGACGTGATAAGGCATTTGTATTTGTGTCAGGAGGAATTAACTTTGCTAGTTCCGAAGACATGGCCGGAGGTTTTTATCTAAG GTTTGATGGCAACGTGTCACACAAGGGTCATCTTCAAGTTCTTCTGACTGGAGGCAAATTACATTGTAAAGTGGAGTTTCGTGACACCCCGGATACTAATGGAAACAATAATTTGCTGTCAAAACTGACCTTAAGCTCCTCTTCTCCCAATATTGATCGTCAG GATTCTTCCTCTTCAGACGAGCCAGTACCTCCTTCAAAAGTCTGGTCCATTTCGAACTCCACCAGGAAACTAAAAGTTATGCTTTTGAGTAGTGAGTGGGGATCTACTAAAGGAGGGCTGTCGACAATCAATCGAGAGCTTGCAATTCAGTTGGCGAAGGATGACAATATGGAAGTCTGTATGTACCTCCCTGCGTTCAGTGACGGTGATAAAAGAGTGGCTGATAAATATAGGGTCCGTCTACTTAAAGCAAAGGAGAAGCCTGGGTATCATCCAATAGACTGGTTAGCCTCTGTACCAAGTGATCATCAGATGGACGTTGTGATTGGCCATGGGATCCATCTTGGTAGACAGGTTTCACATATTAGAGAATCACACCCTGAATGCAAATGGCTTCAAGTTGTTCATACTGACCCTGAAGAACTTAGCATGTTTAAGACCTATGATGGCCCCACTGCCGAAGGTGCGAAAAAGCGTGAGGCTGAGGTAAAACTCTGCCAAGCAGCAGATCAAGTTGTGGCTATTGGCCCTAAATTGGCTGATATCTGCTCTCGTTCGTGTGGAAAGGAAAAAGTCTTTGTTCTCACCCCTGGCATCTTTTCAGGGTTTGCTAGTGTAAATCAAGCTactgaagaaagaaaagtattTCAAGTTTTAGTCTTTGGACGTGGTGATAGTGAAGATTTTCATATAAAGGGATACGACATTGCTGCCCAAGCAGTTGCTGCCCTGAAAGATGAAGAACACGCTTTCAAACTTGTGTTTGTTGGTGCGCCAAATGGAAAAGAGGAAGAAGtcaaaaaaatgttgcttGAAGAAGGCATTTTACCCCATCAACTTATAGTGCGcattgaaaaggaaagagagCAGCTTGTTCAGGAGTTTTATGGGACAGATCTTGTCATAATGCCCTCAAGAGCCGAAGGTTTTGGTCTTACTGCACTTGAAGCTTTGTCTGCTGGTCTTCCTGTGCTAGTAAGTCGCAATTCCGGCTTTGGACAGGCGTTGGAAGAGGTGGACTTTGGTTCACACTTTGTGGTGAATTCAGACAAACCAATAGAGTGGGCCGAGGCAATCCGGGGAGTTCGTAGGAAGGGCAGGGAAAATCGCCTGAGTGAGGCAAGAAAGCTTCGTAAAAGCTACTCAAAGACGTACAAGTGGGAGGAGCAATGCAGTCGACTGATAGAGAGGATACATGAACTTGTTGCAG ATATAAGACAGCCCGAAAACGAGCACGAGAACGTCGAAGAAGAAATTCGTCAATTGAGAACAGAGTTAAATGACACAAAGGGAGACTTAGCTAGAGTTGCAGAAGAGCGGGACAATTTGGAGGAACGATGTCAGATCTTGGCGAAACAGCTGGAAGAAGCTCAGGTTGTGGGGgattcaagaaaacaaagtacTACCACTTTTCAGGACAGAGCAACCTCTCCGAGAAAATTGGAGTGGAAAG GAATATATGTCCATAGAAACGATTTTGATAAGAACGGCGTTGTCTatgctttgaaaaacaaactggACAGAATGAATCCGTCCCAAACACGCATAATCGCGACCAGATCTTCTGATGAAAAAGGAACGGCGAGGGTTGTCCTAGAAAATCACTTGGAAAGAGGAGTCGTCTGCGCGACGAAGGCCAGGGAAAATTCATGGTGGTGTGTAGACCTAACAGAGAACTATGCCCTGCACTTAACACACTACACCCTGAGGCATGGACAAGAACAAAGATGGTCGTTCCTTTGCAACTGGCGGCTGGAAGGCTCGGTTGATGGATGTAAATGGACAATGCTAAAAAACCATAACAATGATCGCGGACTCGCAGAGACTAAGAGCCCTAGCACATATTGCACACACACGTGGGCGATCGATGGAAATTTTAACGCCTTTCGCTACTTCAGGATTTTTCAGACGGGCAAGAACAGTTCGGGAAATCTTGGCATCTTTCTATCTGGAATCGAACTGTATGGAGTGCTTGTTGAAATAGACAATTAA
- the LOC141882226 gene encoding uncharacterized protein LOC141882226 isoform X3 — MEQKHHSILRQHWSYIRDNLEPNNILPRLVLVLRETDKEEIREQSTRQERCDKLLCLLPRGGKNAFNVFVEALKKEAPHLALVLIEAEREREKTTEEDLSHRIRELQMEEKEEPNKVAIFAGTVTSEGLHLDLNEGAIHVTFSPDTVAEPTDIMVFRWKYGICLPQLEEHEAIVSNVIEISAEAEVGGLTFNSEVKLVLSHSAAELEGYELVMKRLTDTEKNEWQEISGCEDIRQVSDTDDYPCPNNVPYSFPVVIASITKCSTYAVVSRLKSSPAYNITVSGGTFVHPGYPQVTITAPQEAVETETRLSLQLKVQEVPQNEFQGHSLFYGPILHVLCSSRATFLQPVTIQLPISLGNKPVNIPEHSECRVRIFFLSPEREPKEWVEISDKLEAPASYDGKLVKFKVQRFSGYFCLLDWTTVGSGVAAIAIIDYLSGFTSNPPLVANFFAYFDPKERQGSHDILFLICSPAHRSKDVKQELEKAGLKPREATSRRDMIPGRDKAFVFVSGGINFASSEDMAGGFYLRFDGNVSHKGHLQVLLTGGKLHCKVEFRDTPDTNGNNNLLSKLTLSSSSPNIDRQDSSSSDEPVPPSKVWSISNSTRKLKVMLLSSEWGSTKGGLSTINRELAIQLAKDDNMEVCMYLPAFSDGDKRVADKYRVRLLKAKEKPGYHPIDWLASVPSDHQMDVVIGHGIHLGRQVSHIRESHPECKWLQVVHTDPEELSMFKTYDGPTAEGAKKREAEVKLCQAADQVVAIGPKLADICSRSCGKEKVFVLTPGIFSGFASVNQATEERKVFQVLVFGRGDSEDFHIKGYDIAAQAVAALKDEEHAFKLVFVGAPNGKEEEVKKMLLEEGILPHQLIVRIEKEREQLVQEFYGTDLVIMPSRAEGFGLTALEALSAGLPVLVSRNSGFGQALEEVDFGSHFVVNSDKPIEWAEAIRGVRRKGRENRLSEARKLRKSYSKTYKWEEQCSRLIERIHELVADIRQPENEHENVEEEIRQLRTELNDTKGDLARVAEERDNLEERCQILAKQLEEAQVVGDSRKQSTTTFQDRATSPRKLEWKGIYVHRNDFDKNGVVYALKNKLDRMNPSQTRIIATRSSDEKGTARVVLENHLERGVVCATKARENSWWCVDLTENYALHLTHYTLRHGQEQRWSFLCNWRLEGSVDGCKWTMLKNHNNDRGLAETKSPSTYCTHTWAIDGNFNAFRYFRIFQTGKNSSGNLGIFLSGIELYGVLVEIDN; from the exons agagagagagggaaaAAACAACAGAGGAGGATTTGTCTCACAGAATTCGCGAACTACAgatggaagaaaaagaagaaccAAACAAAGTGGCAATATTCGC aGGGACTGTGACAAGCGAGGGCCTCCACTTAGACCTAAATGAAGGGGCCATTCACGTAACCTTCTCTCCTGATACTGTGGCTGAGCCCACGGATATAATGGTCTTTAGATGGAAATATGGTATCTGTTTACCTCAGCTCGAGGAGCATGAGGCTATCGTGAGTAATGTGATCGAGATATCTGCGGAGGCGGAGGTCGGGGGCTTAACATTCAACAGTGAAGTGAAACTGGTTCTTTCACACAGTGCTGCAGAACTTGAAGGCTACGAACTGGTTATGAAAAGACTCACGGATACGGAAAAGAATGAATGGCAAGAAATATCTGGATGTGAGGATATTCGACAAGTTTCAG ATACCGATGATTACCCATGTCCAAATAACGTTCCATATTCCTTTCCTGTGGTAATAGCTAGCATTACAAAATGTTCAACGTACGCTGTGGTCTCGCGGCTTAAGTCGTCTCCAGCATACAACATCACAGTCAGTGGCGGTACATTCGTCCACCCTGGTTATCCTCAGGTCACAATCACAGCACCTCAAGAGGCtgttgaaactgaaacaaggCTTTCCTTGCAACTAAAG GTTCAAGAGGTTCCCCAGAATGAGTTTCAGGGTCACAGTCTGTTTTATGGACCAATACTACATGTTCTATGCTCTTCAAGGGCTACATTTTTGCAGCCTGTCACAATACAGTTACCAATTTCTCTCGGAAATAAGCCGGTAAATATTCCAGAACATTCTGAGTGTCGAGTCAGGATATTTTTTCTCAGCCCCGAGAGAGAACCCAAGGAATGGGTTGAAATTTCTGACAAGCTTGAAGCTCCTGCAAGTTATGATGGCAAACTTGTTAAGTTCAAGGTTCAACGCTTTTCAGG ATATTTCTGCCTCCTTGATTGGACCACTGTTGGGTCCGGTGTTGCTGCTATTGCGATCATTGACTATCTATCGGGCTTCACATCGAATCCGCCGCTGGTGGCAAACTTCTTCGCTTACTTTGATCCAAAAGAACGTCAAGGTTCTCACGATATCTTGTTCCTTATCTGCTCTCCCGCTCACCGAAGCAAAGATGTCAAACAAGAACTTGAAAAGGCTGGTTTAAAACCTCGCGAAGCCACTTCAAGAAGAGACATGATACCTGGACGTGATAAGGCATTTGTATTTGTGTCAGGAGGAATTAACTTTGCTAGTTCCGAAGACATGGCCGGAGGTTTTTATCTAAG GTTTGATGGCAACGTGTCACACAAGGGTCATCTTCAAGTTCTTCTGACTGGAGGCAAATTACATTGTAAAGTGGAGTTTCGTGACACCCCGGATACTAATGGAAACAATAATTTGCTGTCAAAACTGACCTTAAGCTCCTCTTCTCCCAATATTGATCGTCAG GATTCTTCCTCTTCAGACGAGCCAGTACCTCCTTCAAAAGTCTGGTCCATTTCGAACTCCACCAGGAAACTAAAAGTTATGCTTTTGAGTAGTGAGTGGGGATCTACTAAAGGAGGGCTGTCGACAATCAATCGAGAGCTTGCAATTCAGTTGGCGAAGGATGACAATATGGAAGTCTGTATGTACCTCCCTGCGTTCAGTGACGGTGATAAAAGAGTGGCTGATAAATATAGGGTCCGTCTACTTAAAGCAAAGGAGAAGCCTGGGTATCATCCAATAGACTGGTTAGCCTCTGTACCAAGTGATCATCAGATGGACGTTGTGATTGGCCATGGGATCCATCTTGGTAGACAGGTTTCACATATTAGAGAATCACACCCTGAATGCAAATGGCTTCAAGTTGTTCATACTGACCCTGAAGAACTTAGCATGTTTAAGACCTATGATGGCCCCACTGCCGAAGGTGCGAAAAAGCGTGAGGCTGAGGTAAAACTCTGCCAAGCAGCAGATCAAGTTGTGGCTATTGGCCCTAAATTGGCTGATATCTGCTCTCGTTCGTGTGGAAAGGAAAAAGTCTTTGTTCTCACCCCTGGCATCTTTTCAGGGTTTGCTAGTGTAAATCAAGCTactgaagaaagaaaagtattTCAAGTTTTAGTCTTTGGACGTGGTGATAGTGAAGATTTTCATATAAAGGGATACGACATTGCTGCCCAAGCAGTTGCTGCCCTGAAAGATGAAGAACACGCTTTCAAACTTGTGTTTGTTGGTGCGCCAAATGGAAAAGAGGAAGAAGtcaaaaaaatgttgcttGAAGAAGGCATTTTACCCCATCAACTTATAGTGCGcattgaaaaggaaagagagCAGCTTGTTCAGGAGTTTTATGGGACAGATCTTGTCATAATGCCCTCAAGAGCCGAAGGTTTTGGTCTTACTGCACTTGAAGCTTTGTCTGCTGGTCTTCCTGTGCTAGTAAGTCGCAATTCCGGCTTTGGACAGGCGTTGGAAGAGGTGGACTTTGGTTCACACTTTGTGGTGAATTCAGACAAACCAATAGAGTGGGCCGAGGCAATCCGGGGAGTTCGTAGGAAGGGCAGGGAAAATCGCCTGAGTGAGGCAAGAAAGCTTCGTAAAAGCTACTCAAAGACGTACAAGTGGGAGGAGCAATGCAGTCGACTGATAGAGAGGATACATGAACTTGTTGCAG ATATAAGACAGCCCGAAAACGAGCACGAGAACGTCGAAGAAGAAATTCGTCAATTGAGAACAGAGTTAAATGACACAAAGGGAGACTTAGCTAGAGTTGCAGAAGAGCGGGACAATTTGGAGGAACGATGTCAGATCTTGGCGAAACAGCTGGAAGAAGCTCAGGTTGTGGGGgattcaagaaaacaaagtacTACCACTTTTCAGGACAGAGCAACCTCTCCGAGAAAATTGGAGTGGAAAG GAATATATGTCCATAGAAACGATTTTGATAAGAACGGCGTTGTCTatgctttgaaaaacaaactggACAGAATGAATCCGTCCCAAACACGCATAATCGCGACCAGATCTTCTGATGAAAAAGGAACGGCGAGGGTTGTCCTAGAAAATCACTTGGAAAGAGGAGTCGTCTGCGCGACGAAGGCCAGGGAAAATTCATGGTGGTGTGTAGACCTAACAGAGAACTATGCCCTGCACTTAACACACTACACCCTGAGGCATGGACAAGAACAAAGATGGTCGTTCCTTTGCAACTGGCGGCTGGAAGGCTCGGTTGATGGATGTAAATGGACAATGCTAAAAAACCATAACAATGATCGCGGACTCGCAGAGACTAAGAGCCCTAGCACATATTGCACACACACGTGGGCGATCGATGGAAATTTTAACGCCTTTCGCTACTTCAGGATTTTTCAGACGGGCAAGAACAGTTCGGGAAATCTTGGCATCTTTCTATCTGGAATCGAACTGTATGGAGTGCTTGTTGAAATAGACAATTAA